A portion of the Deltaproteobacteria bacterium genome contains these proteins:
- the msrA gene encoding peptide-methionine (S)-S-oxide reductase MsrA, with product MTTQTAVFAAGCFWGVEEVFARTPGVTATAVGYTGGLLDNPTYEDVCADTSGHAEAVQVEFDPEVVRFEELLRIFFENHDPTTLNRQGPDVGTQYRSAVFYQDEDQRRATLDTIRELEVTGRFTRPIVTEIVPAAPFFRAEEYHQRYLEKRGLSHCHV from the coding sequence ATGACAACACAAACGGCGGTATTCGCGGCGGGGTGTTTCTGGGGCGTCGAAGAGGTGTTCGCGCGAACGCCCGGCGTGACGGCCACGGCGGTCGGCTACACCGGCGGTCTGCTCGACAACCCGACGTACGAGGACGTTTGCGCCGACACGTCGGGGCATGCCGAGGCGGTGCAGGTCGAGTTCGATCCGGAGGTCGTGCGTTTCGAGGAACTCCTGCGGATCTTCTTTGAGAATCACGATCCCACGACGCTCAACCGACAGGGACCGGATGTCGGCACGCAGTATCGCTCGGCGGTATTCTATCAGGACGAGGATCAGCGCCGTGCGACGCTCGATACAATCCGCGAGCTGGAGGTGACGGGCCGATTCACGCGCCCCATCGTTACCGAGATCGTGCCCGCCGCGCCGTTTTTCCGCGCCGAGGAGTATCATCAGCGCTATCTGGAGAAACGCGGGCTGTCGCACTGTCACGTCTGA